In Heptranchias perlo isolate sHepPer1 chromosome 9, sHepPer1.hap1, whole genome shotgun sequence, the sequence ACCCCCCCTTAATGGAGGAAAGTTGAAAATTAAAGTTATCGAGGTTCAAAATGATAACCAATCAAAATAAAATCATCAAAATCATTGTCAAGAATTAAGATGTGCATAAAACAGACAACACGCGTGTGCATATCAGAATTGGATTATTACCCAACGGGAAAGCTGACTTGTTTTCTGAATTGTAAATAATTAGCGGCAAGATGTTTTAACCTGCACGATCATTAAGCATTATGAAAGTCAATACAGATTTGATGCATTTTGTAAACAACTTGAGATGCCTGAAGTGACCAGATCTTGTAGTACAAATTGTATTCgtacattttcttttcattgaatAGAAATTCGTTAGCTCGACAAAATGTTAAATCTGTTCCCTCGATCTgcgttatctttaatttctcATGTTGGAAGCTAGCTCACTTTTTGCTGAGTTTACTTGCAAAATTAAATGATTACATTCTGTTAAGATGAGATGGTTCAACGTCGCCGTTTTCCTCACAAAGGGCAAAGAGCATTCCACATGTCTTCAGTTTGCTTTACTATGAAATGATCATCACTGTAGTTCAGCATATTTCCATTCCACATGCCTATGCCACGGAGTCTCAATTTCTTCATGATCGCTGACTTAATTGAAATGCTCTGTGGATCGTCATACCAGACCTCATGAAATGTATTATTAACCTGCCATAAAAAAATGAAGAGTTACACAGATAGGAGCGAGGGGTTTGGGTCAATGCTCAGTTCGAGACACTATGCTGAAAATCTTCATCAGCAGAAGACAGAATGGACTGAAATGTACGATGAGAAAATGCACAATGACAAATGAGCAAAACAAACTCAAAAATTAGGGACTTACGGCAACGGCCggcaatttcctcagggcttctcccactCCGTCCCCTGACCGTCGGCAGAAACTCCATTTCCGTGCACAAACGCGGTTTTCCGCTGCACGTCCACACAAGTAACGGgaacggagcaggagcagctccaagtcTATCTTTTTTAACACCCAAACCAATTAACTCATCTGGATGCTgtgcaacatatgaacataaggcaCACATTGAAAgcacagacgggacctcagtttaacgtgtcatctgaaggacggcacctccgacagtgcagcactccctcagtacagcaactTAGAAAAATCCACATGAACAGCCCAGATGTCAATTCGGATGCAACAAGTCAAAAGATTATGGTGTTTGattgggaaaaaaatgatttgggGGAAATAGAAAGAGACAGATGACTTGCAAGTCAGAGTTAGCATGGGCCTCCagagaaaatgatttaaaaaaataaatcgaaTTATCCAAGGTCAGATTTAACTCAATGTGGAACATtctatcatttcaaaataatcttttCAAATTGCTCAAAGTAACAAAATATTGCAATCGAAAGGTGGAAAACATGATTTCAATGTTACTGCTGAAAGCTCAAGCATCACAGCGTTTGACTGCAGTGCATCAAGTATCTCAGCAAGACTTGGCCAATGTCAATTAGACATGTGActaggtatttttttttatttgttcatgggatgtgggcgtcgctggcgaggccggcatttattgcccatccctcattgcccttgagaaggtggtggtgagccgccttcttgaactgctgcagtccgtgtggtgacggttctcccacagtgttgttaggaagggagttccaggattttgacccagcgacgatgaaggaacggcgatatatttccaagttgggatggtatgtgacttggaagggaacatacaggtggtgttgtttccatgtgcctgctgctcttgtccttcgagatggtagaggtcgcgggtttgggaggtgctgtcgaagaagccttggcgagttgctgcagtgcatcctgtggataatacgcactgcagccactgtgcgccggtggtgaagggagtgaatgtttagggtggtggaaccaatcaagcggctgctttatcttggatggtgtcgagcttcctgagcgttgttggagctgcactcatccaagcaagtggagagtattccatcacactcctgacttgtgccttgtagatggtggaaaggctttggagagtcaggaggtgagtcactcgccacagaatacccagcctctgacctgctctcgtagccacagtatttatatggctggtccagttaagtttctggtcaatggtgacccccaggatgttgatggtgggggatttggtgatggtaatgccgttgaatgtcaaggggaggtggttggaccctctcttgttggagatgggcattgcctgtcacttatctggcgcgaatgttacttgccacttatgagcccaagcctggatgttgtccaggtcttgctgcgtgcgggatcagactgcttcattatttgaggggttgcgaatggaactgaacactgtgcaatcatcagcgaacatccccatttctgaccttatgatggagggaaggtcattgatgaagacaggacatacccagggatggtgatggaagagtctgggaagttGGTTGAAagatctgtgagtatggctgtgtcaggctgttgcttgactagtctgagggacagcgctcccaattttggcacaagtccccagatgtgagtgaggaggactttgcagggtcgactgggcttggtttgccgttgtcgtgtccggtgcctagtggtccgatgccgggtggtccatccggttttattcttattatgacttttcgtatctggattttacaactgagtggtttgctaggccatttcagagggcaattaagaatcaaccacattgctgtgggtctggagtcacatataggccagaccgggtaaggacggcaggtttccttccctgaaggacattagaatGCAGTAGATCAAGAGTGTGTGGTATTTGCTACTGTGCAGTTTTCTTATGTACAGGGTACGCTCCCGTCAATCTTTTGTGCTAAATTGATCATCAAATGGGAGACAGGGGCACACATTTCACAAACCAAACAATCGCTAATTTTCACAGGAGGGTCAATATGGGTTGTGTAAAGTGATCGATTTGAAAAGACCACAGCTCATCTCATTTTTTGCAACTGGTCATACACAATGTCTTAACAAACGGAACTGGGTTTGGTGCTTTGTCTGTCAACTCCCATTTTCTTGGAATATTGAATCATGAAATACTGCAAGGTTTGCATTCTGCAAAGAATGGACAATGCACAACTCTCCATTGTGTTTTGATTGATAGTCTTACCATGTAGATATAAGACGGGACTTTCTGCTCATCATCCCAATATCTGCCAGtaattgatttgtgcacatgctCTGCGATCTCTTTGTATGGGACCTGACGTCCAGCTGCATTACTGCAAGGGGCACCTCGGAAAGGAATCTTTTCCAATACACACCTACCAGTCTGAAAATACAAAAGGATGAAAATATAGTTACTTTGGTAACTTCAAAAATGCAGTAACAACATGACTGATCTCTAAGTGTAAAGAGGAACAATTAGAGAAAAATAAGTTTTACAATTTGGACAGGAgggtctctcactgaaatatataaaattaaatagtACATTTATAGACAAGGACAAGGTTGTAATTTCAAATAGACAGCAACaagactgaatatagaaaattacgGAGTGATGTAATTgacgtgtttaagatgatcaaagcagttgatagggtagatagagagaaagtatttcctctggtgggagagtccagaacaaggggacatcagcttaaaattagagcaaggctgttcaggggtgatgtcaggaagcacttcttcacgaaaagggccgtggaaatctggaattctctcccccaaaaagctgttgaggctcggtcaattgaaaacttcaaaactgaaattgatagatttttgttcgggaagggtattaagggttatggaaccaaggtgtgtAGATGgaatgaagatacagatcagacatgatctaattgaatggcggaacagcttgagaggctgaatggcctcctcctgttcctatgttcttatgattcctTGTGTTAaaaggatgagctttgagaaaagattcgAGAAGCTTAAGATTTACAACCTAGAAGAATGCAGTTAAGGGGAGGCCTCAGTGGAATAAAATGTTAAATAGCACAGATAAGGTAAGCCCAGAGAGCAAGCACTGCAAACAAATAATTTCTCCAGAACAGTGAATCAATGGGATATTTTGCACAGCAACAAGACAatcataacatcatagtatcatagtaagtacagcaagggaggaggtcattcggcccatgatgcctgtgctggctcgtcACAAgaactatccaatcagtcccattcctctgctctttccccatcgccctgtaaatttttcccctcaagtatttatccaattcccttttgaaagtgaatattaaatctgcttccaccaccctttcaggcagtgcattccagatcataacaactcgctgcgtaaaaaaaatgtttccccagatcacctctggctcttttgtaatGGTTTACAATAGTCTATTCTAAATAATTAGGATTACTGAAAGCCAGATAATGACAAAACCTTACCTCAAAAAACTGTGTGCAAGGATAGTCATAACCATACCATGGAACTCCCAGCACGAGCTTTCTGGAATCAATTCCCAGATTGATATAAGCGGAGTAacctaaatggggaaaataataatgagggtcttagattcacattgatatcgggcaggtagaccctgaaccagatggtcttattgtacatacctgataaagtctggtaatagggagcatttgcCTTTGCAAAGCAATTGTCCCACATTTGACTCTGCATATCATAGGACATCACAAATAAAAAGTCACAGGAATTTGCAATTCTCAAAAAGTCATAGCATCGGCCATCAATGCAGTCTGGAGACCAAGGCACGTTAAATGTGACCTAAGGGCCAAAGAGTAACAAGAAGAAGTTAGTTTCATCTCATACCTTATGTTGGATATCACTAGTAGTTATATGGTTTTTATATGCACTCGCACATGGTCCATGGGAACTGTGAATTTAACAGGTTAGGAGTTCGACAGTGTTCATGACTGTATAAAAAGGAACAGGATAAAGTTGGGGCAAATTGTGAGTTAGAATTAATAGGATCCTCGGTTATCAAATATTAATCAGGTTCAATTCCCCACTGCTCACTCAccttcttcctccaattttccatcaattttctctcctcctctccaaaaGGCATTAAGTTGTGACCAAATTGTAGTCCCAAAAGGGCCAGCCACACTCCAATACCGAGTCAAATTGGCCAAAGTTCTTTTATGTGAGGCCAGacattgagtgctggcaggctattttaaCATGGGTGGGGGGACTAACCCAATTGGTGGCCATCTGCACGGTCACACTTCCAGTGGGAGGTTTCCAGATAATGATCAGATGGTTCATTTGACCTTCCCCGACCCAGTGGCACTCGGGGTAAATTGTGCCCTCCAacatcccagctgaaatcagataactcagcacgaaCCAGGATTTGCATGGCTCATGTAGTCACTGCCTGAACAAGAAGGCATTCGGGAGCCTAAGGTCAAGAATTATATCACTGTAATCTGAGTTATCAAAGTCCGTTATGTGCAAACTTCTCAGCAGTAAAAGTCTGCTTCAAACTTTACCCAATAAAAATGCAGCGAGTGATTTCTTTTTTTGCCTCCTTAATAgtccctttatttcaaagtaactcattggatATGAACTGTGGGACATTTCTGAAGGATGTCAAAGGTCTCTACATTAAGACAAGTTTTTCTTCCTTTgaagaagggttttgatggagtaaataaggagaaaatgttcccagtggcaggagggttgatagccagaggacacaggtttaaggagattggcaaatgaatgagaggggagatgaggagaattttttttacacagagagttgttatgatctggaatgcaaaaccagaaagggtggtggaagcagattcaatagtaactttcaaaagggaattggataaataattgaagggcaaAAAATTCCAGGGCCgttgggaaagaacaggggagtgggattaattagttagctctttcaaagagccagaacaggcacgctgggccaaatggcctcctactgtgctgtaaccttctgagAACCTATGTGAAAATTACAGTTCGAACCATCCCATGCATGGAAGCTGGAACTCAAGTCACTTGTATCATTCTGGGCTACAAGTGATGCAGCATCAAGTTTGCTGCATATCCAGCTTAAACTGATTCAATCTCAAATTTCTAACCTCAGCAATTGTCAAAGCAGCTTTGTAACAAGATGATGCACTGATAAACAGCAGCGAAAAATCATGATTTCAATTCACTTATCCAGAAAAATATCAATCTTCCTTCATAATTAAGTAGAAAGTAAATTGCTTATCCCCATTCAATGAAAAAAATGGCTCCTTCACCTGAGACCCAGGTATTTCACGGTGGAACACACCCATGGTTTCAGAAACCAGTTGAGGCATGAAGAAATAGCCGACAGATGGATTTCCAGCAGCAATGTTCACATCCAAATTGATTCCATCCATAAATTGCCTTTTTGCCAACTGCAATTGCTCATCGATCCAATTTGCTCGGCGTTGTCTGAATACAATGTTCCATAGTATAAAAACTCCTGGTGAAGGGTGAAGAAACAACTTCCAATTATAGAGCATGTTTCGTACAACATTGTGTCCCAAGAAACTTTGCAGGACAGAACTGCCAACATCAAGTCGGAAGTAGTAGAGGGAGATTTAGCTCGAATTTGCATTGACATAGTGCCTGACACATCCTCAGGATCTCCTtaaatgcttcatagccaattaattatttttgaagcgtaatcactgttgcTTTGCAAGCAGATGTGATAGTTAATTTGTGCCCagaaaggccccacaaacaggaaattagataaatggccagttaatctgttttggtgatgtcggttgagggatgaatgttgtccaggacaccaggagaactccctgttctttgaattgtgccaatggggtcttttacatccacttgaacaggcaggtggagcctttgtttaaggtctcatctgaaacacagcacctctggcaatgcagcattccctcagtactgcacttatgtgtcaagtcctggagtaaacccaaaaccttctgacccaggaggagagacacagtgctaccactgagctaagctgacacttgagggaagtgaccaaaggcacaatcaaacaggtaggttttgatgaggctttcgaagataggaagagaaatagcaagacaaagaggttgaagaagaagaatctggagttcaagacagtaacagctgaaggttctgccattgatggtggaagaggagaaaTCTCATTAGCCCAGAGTCGGAAGAATGGAGCGTGTGTGCTGGGCTCTGGACACAATTGGGTCGGGCTTTCATTAAACTGCATTCTTCATTCTAAATCCTGGCATCAGTGGCAGACTGCTGCTGTGccagggaataaaagttccacctATCTATTTATAGGTTGTTAAAAACAGTATGTCCTGTCATCTTTCTATTCAAAAGTTCTGTGTCAACAGtgtcttttgtttttctattttaattgtgttcccATCCAGTGACGCCCGTCCTGTCTCCTTTATAATAGGATTTTGCCCATAATGTGGCCTGTGGTTATGCAGTTCCACACTACGGCTACCAAGTGATGGTGTGGAACAGATTTCTCTGCCTGCAGCTGAAACTGTTTTTCATGGACCatgtttttcctcagtaactgcaatatttaatttataaaataagagtttctaaaataaaatacaaattcaaaaaatgacatttcacaataacatgtttAAATTTATCCAACTAATTTTCTTTTGTGTCTTTTCGTGTCTTTGCTTGAAGCAAAGACTTTAAAGACAAgtgaagtttttatttgaaggcctcagcctgtctccaaagcctggacataTCCTTCTCCCTCATACACTTCtgcagcttcccattaaatgcatctatgtcatttgcatcagccactccatgtggtagcaagttccacattctttccacTCACTTacgaaagaagtttttcctgaattcccttttggatttatttgtgactatcttattgatttggattacctctagttttggactcgcccacaaatggaaaaatacgaacatatgaacatacgagagctggagtaggccattcagcccctcgagcctgctctgctatttggtaaggtgatgattgatctgattgtgacctcaaccctacttacctgtctacctactacaacctttgactcccttgttaatcaggaatctatcgcactcagccttagaaatattcaatgaccctgcctccaccgttctctggcaagggagttccacagactcacgaccctgtgagagaaaaaattcctcctcatttccgtcttaaatgggagacccataATTTATAAACTGGTGGCCACTAGTTCTAgtatctcccacaaagggaaacatcctctcatcatctaccccttctcgtcccctcaggaccttgtatgtttcaatatgataacctctcgttcttctaaactccagtgtatacaggcccaacttgttcaaCCTTTTCTCTCAAGATACCCCCTCTTctgaggaatcagttgagtgaaccttctctgaactacctccaaagcaattatgtcctttcttaaataagaagaccaaaactgcacacagtattccagatgtggtctcaccaatgccctgcacaactggagcaaaacatctctactttaagattccattccccttgcaataaatgacaatattccatttgccttcctaatcacttgctgtacctgcatactaactttttgtgattcatgtactaggacactgattcctgtggcactcgttacatcttgccaattctTCTCTCCATATGCCCGATcgaacccattcataattttaaatacctctatcagatcacgtcccagccttctcttttccagagaaaagagccccagcctgttcagtctttcctgatagttatactctctcagttctgatatcatccttgtaaatcctttttgcactttctccagtacttctgtatctttttgtagtatggagtccagaactgtgcacagtcctctcagtgttttctaaccaaggacatatacaagattaacataacttctctgctgtgaattattttcctctagaaatgaaccccagtgatttgCTTGCGCTTTTTAAGGCTTTCTTAACCAAGCATTTCTGCTTAAATGCTCAAGGCAAGTACAGAAGATCGGAATAGGGCGACGATGAGGGAAGCGGTGGTTCGGGCACCTAACTTGCAGGaacatgtgaggggtgagggactgATGCTTCCAAAGATGTCAATAGCAGTTTGGGTCCCATTCCATTAGAACCCACTCCTCCCCAACAAGACATGTTAGACCCTCCATTCCCTcatctccccaatactgccagATCCCAGCAATCCCTGACCATCTCCTGAGTGCTTACTGGATCCCACAATCTCCCTCCTCAGAATTCTTCCCCTCCCCTACTCCTAGATCAGAAGACTCCCGCTCAGTGCTCACGAATccagcaagtttgggaggtgaaaagtagaataaaaatacatcaccagtcaatctcccatggcaatgGACAAAGAGAGTCCAGACTTGTGTAGTATTCAGACGAAGCAGGATTGGAGTGTGGGGGATAATTCAACCAGGGTGTTcagatgtaactcagtccccattgtgaAATCATGAATTTT encodes:
- the LOC137325608 gene encoding di-N-acetylchitobiase-like — protein: MRWSLELAQALVVLVLWVCCGSGTGCPCSDRALCEPVTVEHEFEVFVFDVGGKDWKYYDWSKVTTVAAFGPYDPDLLCYAHANQVRVVLRGVFILWNIVFRQRRANWIDEQLQLAKRQFMDGINLDVNIAAGNPSVGYFFMPQLVSETMGVFHREIPGSQVTFNVPWSPDCIDGRCYDFLRIANSCDFLFVMSYDMQSQMWDNCFAKANAPYYQTLSGYSAYINLGIDSRKLVLGVPWYGYDYPCTQFFETGRCVLEKIPFRGAPCSNAAGRQVPYKEIAEHVHKSITGRYWDDEQKVPSYIYMVNNTFHEVWYDDPQSISIKSAIMKKLRLRGIGMWNGNMLNYSDDHFIVKQTEDMWNALCPFFRYPVLSSISSSFNRICTFAIKQKH